A genome region from Akkermansiaceae bacterium includes the following:
- a CDS encoding DUF1080 domain-containing protein, which translates to MLTCSLPGFSDSIPLFNGKDTAGWEFSTPEGKAAWSVKDGVLACSGEPIGYIRTEKEYENYSLTLEWRWQAGAEKANSGLLLHISTPNAAGPWPKCIESQLGQGNAGDIWTIGEKAVAKGVNKGGRWIRTADPAEKTPGEWNTMTVTCKGDSLTITVNGVTVNEATGLSAAKGAIGVQSEGSPIEFRNIVLTAIE; encoded by the coding sequence ATGCTTACTTGCTCCCTTCCGGGTTTCTCCGATAGCATCCCGCTCTTCAACGGGAAGGACACCGCAGGCTGGGAGTTTTCAACTCCGGAGGGGAAAGCCGCATGGTCGGTGAAGGATGGGGTGCTCGCCTGTTCCGGTGAGCCCATCGGCTACATCCGCACGGAAAAGGAATACGAAAACTACAGCCTGACCCTTGAGTGGCGGTGGCAGGCAGGGGCGGAAAAGGCCAACAGCGGCCTGTTGCTCCACATCTCCACCCCCAACGCCGCCGGCCCCTGGCCCAAATGCATCGAGTCCCAGCTTGGCCAAGGCAACGCAGGCGATATCTGGACGATTGGGGAAAAGGCTGTCGCGAAGGGAGTGAACAAGGGCGGCCGCTGGATCCGCACCGCAGACCCCGCAGAGAAAACCCCCGGCGAATGGAACACGATGACGGTCACTTGCAAGGGCGATTCGCTCACCATCACGGTCAACGGCGTGACGGTGAACGAGGCGACAGGCCTCAGCGCCGCCAAAGGTGCCATCGGCGTGCAGTCCGAGGGTTCTCCCATCGAGTTCCGCAACATCGTTCTCACCGCCATCGAGTGA
- a CDS encoding NAD(P)H-hydrate dehydratase, translating to MKAVRVEEMRAIEARAMAAGIPESELMAKAGHALGQALGNAYPKRGAAIAYPGKGHNGGDALIALRVLRDEFGWDVSVRAAFPADQWAPLAREQLQDLVPVDSVNAPPGPLLLIDGLLGMGAEGAPRGAIAGMIAEMELLRSRRGALIAAVDVPSGTDPDSGVAFPGAVTADATFMIGAAKRGLLMGRAADACGTLHLVPVDGLEAQGAGDMELVCPQAMGFGKRPRPFDFHKGMAGRVGILAGSPQFTGAALLSALGAIRAGGGLVTLHAPSRACDAMLARLPLEAMLVACDDPATLLTERYDSLVIGPGLGRVAGGFADGLAELVATARVPAVIDADALELIAARGIPLSSLHLLTPHPGEFAGLAPGLCGLSREDAARAFVSEREAVLLLKGARSIIAKRGTALRINSTGTPAMSNGGQGDLLSGVLGALLAGGMDAFDAAALGAWLCGRAAEISFSEKGSPSTATSAAGQLGLALRDWGSACR from the coding sequence ATGAAGGCGGTCAGAGTGGAGGAAATGCGGGCGATCGAGGCACGGGCAATGGCCGCCGGAATCCCCGAATCCGAGCTGATGGCCAAGGCAGGCCATGCGCTCGGGCAGGCTCTCGGCAACGCATATCCAAAAAGGGGTGCGGCCATCGCCTATCCGGGAAAAGGCCACAACGGCGGCGATGCGCTGATCGCGCTCAGGGTCTTGCGAGATGAGTTCGGCTGGGACGTTTCCGTCCGTGCCGCCTTTCCTGCGGATCAATGGGCCCCCCTCGCCAGGGAGCAGTTGCAGGATCTCGTTCCCGTCGATTCCGTGAACGCGCCACCCGGCCCCTTGCTGCTGATCGATGGGCTGTTAGGGATGGGCGCGGAAGGGGCTCCGCGCGGTGCGATCGCGGGGATGATTGCGGAGATGGAGTTGCTCCGCAGTAGGCGCGGGGCCCTCATCGCGGCGGTCGATGTGCCCAGCGGCACCGATCCGGACAGCGGCGTGGCTTTTCCCGGGGCTGTCACCGCCGATGCCACGTTCATGATCGGCGCGGCGAAGCGCGGACTGCTCATGGGCCGTGCGGCGGATGCGTGCGGAACCCTCCATCTCGTGCCTGTCGATGGATTGGAGGCGCAGGGTGCCGGGGACATGGAATTGGTATGCCCGCAGGCGATGGGCTTCGGGAAAAGGCCGCGGCCTTTCGATTTCCACAAGGGTATGGCGGGCAGGGTTGGCATCCTTGCCGGCTCACCGCAGTTCACTGGGGCGGCCTTGCTTTCCGCACTTGGCGCGATCCGTGCGGGCGGCGGGCTGGTCACTCTTCATGCCCCCTCCCGCGCCTGCGATGCGATGCTCGCACGCCTGCCTCTTGAGGCGATGCTCGTTGCCTGCGATGATCCCGCAACCTTGCTAACAGAAAGATACGATTCGCTTGTCATCGGGCCTGGCCTCGGGCGGGTGGCGGGTGGGTTTGCGGACGGTTTGGCGGAGCTTGTCGCGACCGCGAGAGTCCCTGCAGTGATTGATGCGGATGCGCTCGAGCTGATTGCTGCGCGTGGAATCCCACTCTCAAGCCTCCACCTCCTGACCCCTCATCCCGGTGAATTCGCAGGGCTGGCTCCGGGGCTTTGCGGGCTTTCCCGCGAGGATGCCGCGCGGGCTTTTGTCTCGGAAAGGGAAGCCGTGCTTCTGCTCAAGGGCGCGAGGAGCATCATCGCGAAACGAGGGACGGCACTGCGGATCAATTCCACCGGCACGCCCGCGATGTCGAACGGCGGGCAGGGCGATTTGCTTTCCGGGGTGCTGGGAGCCTTGTTGGCCGGCGGGATGGATGCCTTCGATGCCGCCGCGCTCGGCGCGTGGCTCTGCGGCAGGGCGGCGGAGATTTCGTTTTCGGAAAAGGGTAGCCCATCCACCGCTACGAGTGCAGCGGGCCAGCTCGGCCTGGCCTTGCGTGACTGGGGAAGTGCGTGCCGCTGA
- a CDS encoding GNAT family N-acetyltransferase, producing MVEKSDLRAVLQYIPQFRGKIFCVLIEAGLLPEPAVAETLLDLAVLEDLGVKLVLGVLGGDLKDLYDWTLECEIMAARVTRPIEDEEAAQEVREILQRGQSAIIDASGIGPLDPKVVAFAKRIGVSKVIALLEESILVNGQPAHAIRAADVPAVLEKENVRGSDLLLAAAAACESGVPRVHVLNGRQQGVLVDELFSNEGVGTMIHADSYRVIRELREDDIPELLGMIGRVVRRTKLVPRNYEDIHAKITDYRVMTIDDNVVGCVALHEYPGENCAEVACLYVKQAHEGRGYGVELVAHAEKIAMERGVPRVFALTNRAADFFRRAGYAQSDLIALPSPRRAQFIASGRDSLVFEKSFSE from the coding sequence GTGGTCGAGAAAAGTGACTTGCGCGCCGTCCTGCAATACATCCCCCAGTTCCGGGGCAAGATTTTCTGTGTCCTCATCGAGGCAGGCCTTTTGCCAGAGCCGGCCGTCGCGGAAACCCTTCTCGATCTGGCCGTATTGGAAGATCTCGGGGTGAAGCTCGTCCTCGGTGTCCTCGGCGGCGACCTGAAGGATCTCTATGATTGGACCCTGGAATGCGAGATCATGGCCGCACGCGTCACCCGCCCCATCGAGGACGAGGAAGCGGCCCAGGAGGTGAGGGAGATCCTCCAGCGCGGCCAGTCGGCGATCATCGACGCATCCGGCATCGGCCCGCTGGATCCCAAGGTTGTCGCTTTCGCGAAGCGGATCGGGGTTTCCAAGGTCATCGCGCTGCTGGAAGAGAGCATCCTGGTCAACGGCCAGCCCGCGCATGCAATCCGTGCGGCGGATGTGCCTGCCGTGCTGGAAAAGGAAAATGTCCGGGGCAGCGACCTGCTCCTCGCCGCGGCCGCAGCCTGCGAGAGCGGCGTGCCCCGCGTCCATGTGCTCAACGGCAGGCAGCAGGGTGTGCTGGTGGATGAGCTTTTCTCCAACGAAGGCGTGGGCACCATGATCCACGCCGACAGCTACCGGGTCATCCGCGAACTCCGCGAGGACGACATCCCCGAGTTGCTCGGCATGATTGGTCGCGTGGTCCGCCGCACCAAGCTGGTGCCCCGCAACTACGAGGACATCCATGCCAAGATCACTGATTACCGGGTCATGACGATCGATGACAACGTCGTCGGCTGTGTCGCCCTCCACGAATACCCCGGGGAAAACTGCGCAGAGGTCGCCTGCCTTTACGTCAAGCAGGCGCACGAAGGCCGCGGATACGGCGTGGAACTCGTCGCCCATGCGGAGAAAATCGCGATGGAGCGCGGCGTCCCGCGGGTCTTCGCCCTGACCAACCGCGCCGCGGATTTCTTCCGCCGCGCCGGATATGCGCAGAGCGATCTGATCGCCCTGCCCTCACCCCGCCGCGCCCAGTTCATCGCCAGCGGCCGGGATTCCCTGGTCTTCGAGAAATCGTTTTCCGAATAA
- a CDS encoding DUF1802 family protein — MSIAFKEWQVVCDALASGRQSILLRKGGIHEGRAGFSFAHERFYLFPTKFHAQAGYVREGDFTPEREWQVGDSLRITHHAVASFAVTLTDWAQLEALGPYHIYTEETLRERFDWEGKGMASGSIHLALVRVSKLESPLELTYEKRFGGCRSWLELEPPDPENALPVLTQDVFSALSDTISRIAGSSASP; from the coding sequence ATGTCCATCGCATTCAAGGAATGGCAGGTCGTCTGCGACGCTCTCGCCAGCGGCCGCCAATCGATACTCCTCCGCAAGGGCGGCATCCACGAAGGCCGCGCCGGGTTCAGCTTCGCCCACGAAAGGTTCTATCTTTTCCCCACGAAATTCCACGCCCAGGCGGGATACGTCCGCGAGGGCGATTTCACCCCGGAGCGGGAGTGGCAGGTCGGCGACAGCTTGCGCATCACCCACCATGCCGTCGCCTCTTTCGCAGTGACGCTCACGGATTGGGCCCAGCTTGAGGCGCTGGGGCCCTATCATATCTACACCGAGGAGACCCTGCGGGAGCGCTTCGACTGGGAGGGAAAGGGCATGGCATCCGGAAGCATCCACCTCGCCCTCGTTCGCGTCTCCAAGCTGGAATCCCCCCTTGAGCTGACCTATGAAAAACGCTTCGGCGGCTGCCGCTCATGGCTGGAACTTGAGCCGCCGGATCCCGAAAACGCCTTACCTGTGCTAACCCAGGATGTATTCTCGGCATTATCGGACACGATTTCCCGTATCGCCGGAAGCTCCGCAAGCCCCTGA